AGTTGCAATTGGGAGAAATTACCGCCACCAATGTAATCTTTCTGGTGTTTGATGATAAGGATTTATCCTTTCCCACAATAGATTATGAAATAAAGGGAATTATAGGCTTTCCGGTAATCCGTGCGCTTCAGGAAATCCAACTTACCAAGGATACGCTTTACGTTCCGCAGCGCCCCAACAAATATTCCTTAAAAAATCTGGCTTATGATGAATATATGCCAATAATTCAAGTAACCCACAAGAATGACAAGCTGCGCTTCAACTTTGATACAGGCGCGCAAACCACATCGCTTTATTCAAAATTCTATAAAAAATATCACACAGAAATTGATAAAAATTATACCAAAACGAGCCTCAGCACCGGTGGTGCCGGCGGGCAAGTGGCTTTGGAAGGCTATGTGCTAAAAAATGTGCCACTCGCTGTCGGCAAAGCAGCGGCAACCATAGAAACCATTCGGCTTTTTCCTGAAAAAATAGGAGTTACCGACAGTCTGCACGGTAATCTGGGCCAAGATTTTATTGGCCAGTTTGAGGTTATGATTATAAGTTTTAAAAGTGCAAGTATTTTATTTCGGTAACAGCATTGGTTATTTTGGGAGCCGAAGTGGGTAGGGTATAGAGTTGTTGATGAGTTAAAAATTGGTTCTTTTAATTGAAAAGATTCCCCTTCCTAATTATCCGCACACTTTCAAAATATTATGATTTGCCCGTAGGCTTGATAAGGATTTCATTTACATTAACCTCATCTGCCTCGGATACGGCATATACCACTGCCCTTGCAATCGCATCGGCATCCAGTTTGGGTTCATCACCGCCGTAATCCTTGTCTTCCAACAGTTCCTTATCGGTAATATCCTGGCGCAAATCGGTATCAACAGTGCCAGGCTCAATAGATGTTACCTTAATGTTGAATTCAGGCGAAAGCTCCATTCGCATGGCTCTGGAAAGTGCTATTATCGCTGCCTTTGAAGCGCCGTAAACGGCCCCGCCTTTATACAATTCCTTACCATCTACGGAGGCTATATTTACAATATGCCCCTTTTTATTATCCTTCATACTTGGAAGCGCTCCATGTACGGTACGTAAAATTCCTTTTACGTTTACCTCTATTGTTTGCAGCCATTCCTCTAAATGAAGATTTTTAAGATAGGTTAACGGCATTACCCCTGCTACATTGACCAGGATATCTATGGTATTATATTCGTTTAAAATCTTGTCAAAACCCTGTGCTACGCTTTCGCTGCTAGACACATCCATTGCAACAACTAAGGACGGATTTTTTAATTCCTTTTGAAGAGATTCCAAAATATCAACACTGCGGGCGGCCAATGCCACTTTGCATCCATTATTGTCCAGATGTTTGGCTATGGCGCTTCCTATTCCCCCACTTGCGCCTGTTACTACTGCTATTTTGTTTTTCATTTCCATATTTCTGTTTTCTCTTAAGGAACAAAAATTTCAGCATAATGGGTGTTAAGAAATTTAGAAAGTTTACTAATCAGAAGAAAAAGATTTGTTAGCTATTGGTTGTTTGTGGGCAGGTATACATTTGTAGATAACTGTTTAGGCATTTGTAGCGCTTACACCAGCCTTTATAAATATTTCCTGTACCTCTTTCTCTATGGGAAACGGTTTCAGTGGCGGCACGTTTGCTCCGCCGGGATTTCCAACGGGAACTTTCCCAACAAAAGACTTCACGCCCCCAAACACCAAACGGGGTATTTGCCCTAAGATTTCCTTTGGACTTTTTATTTTAAACCCAAATTGCAACATTTTCCAATGTACAAAAGTGTGGGCGTACGGATATCGCTGACCGAGTATATGGGCTCTTTCCAAGTGGTTCCAAGCGGCTGCCAGATTTCCACCCTTAAATTCCTTACGGTACTTACCTATTTCTATTTCATAAAAAGGTCGTAACCCTTTCGGAAGTGAAGTGTAAAGTTTCATTTTTTAATTTTAAACTTTTGAAAATTTCTGCAAGTTACTATTATCTAATCTTTATACTCTTACTTATCTTTTCATAAACCTCTCCGGTAGAGAGTTCAACTTTTACACGTATCTTATAATTTTCATTAAGAGTTGGCTTCCTATCAACTTTCAAGCGAATAAACGGAAATTGCACGTTCAGCGTATCATTTACCAAATAATCTTCTAGGTATTGATCTTCTTCAAAATAGGCCCCTTCCACAATCATAATGTCATTTAGTGTATCATTTGCACGGTGGTTGTCATCAAAATCGTTAAGTGTTATTACGGTAATGTTGGTAAGCTTTTCATTTTTTGAACCGGCATCCCCATTTTCACGACATGAACAGGCGTATGCACTGGGAATAAAGGAGAAGCTCGGCATTTTGGTACGTTTGGGCTTTTGGCTTATAAAATCCACATCATACGTTATCAATAAACTTTTATAGTCACTATAATTTACAAGCTCATTTTCCTCCATCTGCTCAAACGTATCTTCTCCCGTCTTTTTGTATTGGGTCATTTCCATCCCCTGAATATCAAAATATGCTCCAGTAATAGGGCCACAATTGCAATCATCGCTACCGTTTGGGCTGCACATCTGTAATGGTAACCCAACTACCAAAGCAATAACCAACACTTTGGTTTTAATACTATTTTTGAAGTTTTTCATAATTCTTAGACTTTATTCTTTTACCCGTTCATAAACAATCCTATAATCCTGCGTGGTACCACTTAGGGTCAATTTTCCATCGGCAACACTAATCTTTTGGCAAAGCTTATTTTCTGGTAAGTAAAAATATACAAGCTCGGGCGCGATTTTATTTGCACTTTCCTGCCTTGCAGGACAAGTAGTTGCTATTTGATATGCCTCAAATTTCGGCGGCTCAACCACGCCTTCCTCCACAAATTTTACCTCTGCGCCTTTAAACTCGGCAGTTCGGTATGGATATTCGGCTTCTTTCCATTTTCCCTGTAAATTTTCAATAATCGCTACGGTATCCCTCATAACGGTTTCTGGGGTTGTTGTTTCCGTTATGGGAGTTTCGGTTTCTTTTGATTCTTCTTTTTTGTTTTTGCAGGAAACAATTATGGCTGTCAATAATAATAGGATTGCAATTTTTTTAAGTTTCATAACATCTCAATTTTTCTTTTCTATACATATTGATTTTAAAACGATAAGTATTATGATTCATTGTTATAAACCAAATGTCCCCTCGGGCGCAGTCGAGACCTATTCGCCTTTTAATGAAGGTTTTTCAACAAAAGGTGTAATGCCAAACTCAGGATAAATTTCACTGGGGAAATAAATCACCCCGCCACGCGATGTTTATGAACTTAATTACGCAATGATACCTTGGAATATTGGTACCGTAATTGCCTTTCTATTGATTTTGCTATATAGCTATTTGGGATATAAGGGAATTTTTCAATCCAATATTTTACTCCCAGGTTTCGTTGTAAACGAATCCCTAAAAGAAGGTGGGAATGATAAAAACGTCATTACTTCAATAAGTTCTATTGGAATTACAGAGGAGGAGGCAAGCGACTTAAAGATTCGTCTGTACGAATTATTGGACGTTAAAAAGCTTTATTTAAATGATAGTCTCAGTCTTACCGATTTGGCTGAAGCGATGGACATTAGCAGTAGAAAGCTTTCAGAGTTCCTAAATAAAAACCTCGACATAAATTTTTACACCTTAATCAATGACTACAGGGTTGCCGAAGTACAGGAGCGATTAAAAGAAGAAGAGAGCAAAAAATACACCTTGTTGGGCCTCGCACAAGATTCAGGTTTTCAATCAAAAGCCAGCTTTAATCGTATTTTTAAAAATAAAACCGGCATGTCACCCTCTCAATATAGGCAAATGTACAGCCAATAATTGATGAGGCATCAGGCGTAAAATTCTAGGCCTGAGATATAAACCACGTGCCAGGAGCAAAGAGCCAGGAGCCAAGAGCCAAGAGCCAAGAGCCAAGAGATTAAAGCTAGAAAATTTTAATAGTACATTTGTATACCAACACCCTATTTGTGGACAAAGAACAAAACCAACCCAAAAAAACAAAAACCCCCTGGCCCACAAAGGCTGCCATGGAGCAAGTTTATGAAAACAACCTTTGGGGCGGCAACGAAGATGAGTTTTATTCTGGCGAGGGTTCGCACCTTACAGGAATTGTAAATCCATACCTGGCCGCAGTAACTTCATTTTTAACTTCGTTTAAAAATCCGCTAACGGTGTGCGATTTAGGTTGTGGCGATTTTAATGTTGGGAAGGAATTGGTACAGCACACAGCGAAATATATTGCAATAGATATTGTACCCAATCTGATAGCACGGAATATAGAAACCTTTAAAGCCCCTAATTTAGAATTCCTTTGTCTGGACATTGCAGTGGCCGCTTTGCCATCTGCAGATTGCGCCATAGTACGGCAGGTACTCCAACATCTATGCAATGCTGAAATACAAAGTATCGCAACTAAGTTGGCTGCTTATAAATATATTATTCTAACGGAACACATTCCCGAAGGCGGTTTTATTCCCAACAAAGACATCATTTCCGGCCAGGGAAATAGACTAAAAGTACAAAGCGGCGTAAACCTATTAATGCCGCCCTTTAATGTAAAGATTAAGGAGGAAAAACAATTATCAGCAGTAATTTTGAATGATGGAAAAGGGGTTATCGTGACGCAGCTTTTTAAGTTGTAGACCCAAAAAGAGCGATAAGGTAAAGGCTTAGCCTAAAGCATTTCCATATGACGTTTGTCATAGTTTCAAAAAGAATTCAACCTTACTTTTATAGCCTAATTAACCTTCAAAAATTACTACAATGAAAGACAACCCATCCCTTAAAACTTGGCTCAGAATTATCCTGGGTTTATTCTTGATTGTTTACGCAATAAACCAATTCTTGCATTTTTTACCTACCAGTTATGGCAAAATGCCTGAGGAGGCCATGGATTTTATATATGCGGTGGTAGTATACCTTCCATTTCTATATTTTTTCGAAATTATTTTAGGATTATTATTCGTGTTTAATAAATGGACACCATTTTTATTAATAGTCCTTTTCCCGTTATCAGTGGCATTCTTAATTTTTAGTATTTCAAACCAGGATCTCTTGGATGCGATTCCTGCTGTGGTTGTTGCCCTTTTAAATTTCACTTTGATTTTATTTGAAAAAGAAAAATACAAGCCTCTTTTCAGTAAATAATAATCAATTTTTCATTCAGCAGTAAAGAGAAGTTATGACCGATATACAAATTGCACAAAGCGTTACCCCAAAGCCTATAAAAAAAATAGCAGCACGCTTGTCAATTCCTAAAGATTCGTTGGAGTATTACGGGAATGATAAGGCGAAAATTCCTTTGAGCCTTATTGATGAAACAGCGCTAAAGCAGAGCAATCTTAT
The Aequorivita iocasae genome window above contains:
- a CDS encoding class I SAM-dependent methyltransferase — encoded protein: MEQVYENNLWGGNEDEFYSGEGSHLTGIVNPYLAAVTSFLTSFKNPLTVCDLGCGDFNVGKELVQHTAKYIAIDIVPNLIARNIETFKAPNLEFLCLDIAVAALPSADCAIVRQVLQHLCNAEIQSIATKLAAYKYIILTEHIPEGGFIPNKDIISGQGNRLKVQSGVNLLMPPFNVKIKEEKQLSAVILNDGKGVIVTQLFKL
- a CDS encoding DUF3703 domain-containing protein gives rise to the protein MKLYTSLPKGLRPFYEIEIGKYRKEFKGGNLAAAWNHLERAHILGQRYPYAHTFVHWKMLQFGFKIKSPKEILGQIPRLVFGGVKSFVGKVPVGNPGGANVPPLKPFPIEKEVQEIFIKAGVSATNA
- a CDS encoding SDR family oxidoreductase produces the protein MKNKIAVVTGASGGIGSAIAKHLDNNGCKVALAARSVDILESLQKELKNPSLVVAMDVSSSESVAQGFDKILNEYNTIDILVNVAGVMPLTYLKNLHLEEWLQTIEVNVKGILRTVHGALPSMKDNKKGHIVNIASVDGKELYKGGAVYGASKAAIIALSRAMRMELSPEFNIKVTSIEPGTVDTDLRQDITDKELLEDKDYGGDEPKLDADAIARAVVYAVSEADEVNVNEILIKPTGKS
- a CDS encoding helix-turn-helix domain-containing protein; the encoded protein is MIPWNIGTVIAFLLILLYSYLGYKGIFQSNILLPGFVVNESLKEGGNDKNVITSISSIGITEEEASDLKIRLYELLDVKKLYLNDSLSLTDLAEAMDISSRKLSEFLNKNLDINFYTLINDYRVAEVQERLKEEESKKYTLLGLAQDSGFQSKASFNRIFKNKTGMSPSQYRQMYSQ